One Natronoarchaeum mannanilyticum genomic window carries:
- a CDS encoding fumarylacetoacetate hydrolase family protein: protein MKYVRFRDPAGSVRRGEYRDGTIRFGGSEYDPEDVDVLPPTDPSKVVCIGRNYAEHADERDEDVPDRPLLFLKPPNALAGHGDEIALPEGKEQVEHEAELGVVIGEQCRNVDADDALDVVEGYTCVNDVSNRDDQRVEQNWVRGKAFDGAAPMGPVVATPDEVPDDASITLRVNGETRQDSSTELLIFSIPELIEEITEYMTLEAGDVIATGTPAGVGPLADGDTVEVEIEGVGTLEHDVRAP, encoded by the coding sequence ATGAAGTACGTACGCTTTCGGGACCCTGCGGGGTCCGTGCGACGCGGCGAGTACCGCGACGGGACGATCCGCTTCGGCGGCAGCGAGTACGACCCGGAAGACGTGGACGTGCTCCCGCCGACCGATCCCTCGAAGGTGGTCTGCATCGGCCGGAACTACGCCGAGCACGCCGACGAGCGCGACGAGGACGTACCGGATCGGCCGCTCCTGTTTCTGAAACCGCCGAACGCGCTGGCGGGCCACGGGGACGAGATCGCGCTCCCCGAGGGCAAAGAGCAGGTCGAACACGAGGCCGAACTCGGCGTCGTGATCGGCGAGCAGTGCCGGAACGTCGACGCCGACGACGCTCTGGACGTCGTCGAGGGGTACACCTGCGTGAACGACGTTTCCAATCGCGACGACCAGCGGGTCGAACAGAACTGGGTGCGAGGAAAGGCGTTCGACGGCGCCGCGCCGATGGGCCCCGTCGTGGCGACGCCCGACGAGGTGCCCGACGACGCGAGCATCACACTTCGGGTCAACGGCGAGACGCGCCAGGACTCCTCGACGGAACTGCTGATCTTCTCGATCCCGGAGCTGATCGAGGAGATCACCGAGTACATGACCCTCGAAGCGGGTGACGTGATCGCGACCGGGACGCCCGCCGGCGTCGGTCCGCTCGCTGACGGCGACACCGTCGAGGTCGAAATCGAGGGCGTCGGGACGCTCGAACACGACGTTCGCGCGCCCTGA
- a CDS encoding DUF7344 domain-containing protein, with product MANDHSPVLGGERRSSATDDRPLNAAVLERELELLGHERRRRMIQILENADASTFDRREIARRIAAAEAGADAASDEVVRRVECSLHHKHLPMLDEYGVVDYDSDAGVTTYSPSREFDRRVLASVE from the coding sequence ATGGCTAACGACCATAGTCCGGTACTCGGGGGCGAAAGGCGTTCGAGCGCGACGGACGACCGGCCGCTGAACGCGGCGGTGCTGGAACGAGAACTCGAACTGCTGGGCCACGAACGACGGCGTCGGATGATCCAGATCTTGGAAAACGCCGACGCGAGCACCTTCGACCGACGCGAGATCGCCCGTCGGATCGCGGCGGCGGAAGCCGGCGCCGACGCGGCGTCCGACGAAGTCGTTCGACGCGTCGAGTGTTCGCTTCACCACAAACACCTCCCGATGCTCGACGAGTACGGCGTCGTCGACTACGATTCCGACGCGGGGGTAACCACGTACTCGCCGTCCCGGGAGTTCGACCGGCGAGTGCTGGCGTCGGTCGAATGA
- a CDS encoding DUF7563 family protein, protein MVRVTIAPWSSPSSTDCLNCEAHVLADFRRVYGDADDQAHRCPQCDTWVRLFEGSAAGLDVRTPDPETSPGCHGNDPAEGWSA, encoded by the coding sequence GTGGTCCGCGTGACGATCGCCCCCTGGTCGTCACCCTCCAGTACCGACTGTCTCAACTGCGAGGCTCACGTTTTAGCCGACTTCCGGCGGGTCTACGGCGACGCTGACGACCAGGCCCATCGTTGCCCACAGTGCGATACCTGGGTGCGACTCTTCGAAGGGAGCGCTGCCGGGCTCGACGTCCGGACGCCTGACCCTGAAACATCGCCCGGTTGCCATGGGAACGATCCGGCGGAGGGGTGGTCGGCGTGA
- a CDS encoding PHP domain-containing protein, which yields MTEGVSIAIDPHVHSEQSYDGREPVEMILAHARAIGLDGVVITDHDEIEASRRAVELADEFGLVGIPGVEVSTAQGHLLAIGVDSRPAKGMDLDKTIEVVRDDGGVAIVPHPFQRSRHGVRKRNLDDCDAIEVFNSMVFTGYRNRRARTYARRHDYPPIGASDAHYLPFVGRAYTEITLSDTEIARPDVDGEVVVDAIRSGATSISGKRTPITRSVRQYANGALKKAAYGVAARMPGLSVSPYSSG from the coding sequence ATGACAGAGGGGGTATCGATCGCGATCGATCCGCACGTCCACTCCGAGCAGTCATACGACGGCCGCGAACCGGTGGAGATGATTCTGGCGCACGCTCGCGCGATCGGGCTCGACGGCGTGGTGATCACCGATCACGACGAGATCGAGGCGTCGCGCCGGGCCGTCGAGCTGGCCGACGAGTTCGGCCTCGTCGGCATCCCCGGCGTCGAGGTCTCGACCGCGCAGGGCCACCTGCTGGCGATCGGCGTCGACAGCCGACCCGCCAAGGGGATGGACCTCGACAAGACGATCGAGGTCGTCCGGGACGACGGCGGCGTCGCGATCGTCCCCCACCCGTTCCAGCGCTCGCGCCACGGCGTCCGCAAGCGCAACCTCGACGACTGCGACGCGATCGAAGTGTTCAACTCGATGGTGTTCACCGGCTACCGGAACCGCCGCGCGCGGACGTACGCCCGCCGGCACGACTACCCGCCGATCGGCGCCAGCGACGCTCACTACCTGCCGTTCGTCGGGCGCGCGTACACCGAGATCACGCTCTCGGACACCGAGATCGCGCGCCCCGACGTCGACGGCGAGGTCGTCGTCGACGCGATCCGCTCGGGCGCGACGAGCATCAGCGGCAAGCGAACGCCGATCACCCGCAGCGTCCGCCAGTACGCCAACGGCGCCCTCAAGAAGGCGGCCTACGGCGTCGCCGCCCGCATGCCCGGGCTCTCGGTATCGCCCTATAGCAGCGGGTAG
- a CDS encoding alpha/beta fold hydrolase, with the protein MIRSERVPTANSRYVTVDDRRVHYLEAGVDMLRSGEEDDEDSERSDADDRPPIVLLHGSGIDDAALSWKHAIEYLAEERGRRVYALDWPGYGESDAPDGAMTTEYYVGVLSEFLDALALDRAALVGISMGGAAALGVALVRPDLVERLVLVDSYGLRDAVPGGVGSYLLANTPFANVFGRQFAGSSADATRMAVGEFVHDPAGLSDEFVAEVNERLGRSGAGDAFFAFMRDEFRPNGVRTDYSDRLGELSMPTLLLHGAQDSLVPPEWSEVAADAIPGARLELIDDCGHWVPRERPDRFNEILGEFLSE; encoded by the coding sequence GTGATCCGCAGCGAGCGCGTCCCGACAGCGAACTCCCGGTACGTCACGGTCGACGACCGGCGAGTCCATTATCTGGAGGCCGGCGTCGATATGCTCCGTAGCGGCGAGGAGGACGACGAAGACAGCGAGCGTTCGGACGCCGACGACCGGCCGCCGATCGTCCTGTTGCACGGCAGCGGCATCGACGACGCCGCGCTCTCCTGGAAGCACGCGATCGAATATCTCGCCGAGGAACGGGGCCGCCGCGTCTACGCGCTCGACTGGCCGGGCTACGGCGAGAGCGACGCTCCCGACGGCGCGATGACGACCGAGTACTACGTCGGCGTGCTCTCGGAGTTTCTGGACGCGCTCGCGCTCGACCGCGCGGCGCTGGTCGGCATCTCGATGGGCGGCGCCGCGGCGCTGGGCGTCGCGCTCGTTCGGCCCGACCTGGTCGAACGGCTCGTCCTCGTCGACAGCTACGGCCTGCGCGACGCGGTGCCCGGCGGCGTCGGCTCGTACCTGCTGGCGAACACCCCGTTCGCCAACGTGTTCGGCCGCCAGTTCGCCGGCTCGTCGGCCGACGCGACCCGGATGGCCGTCGGCGAGTTCGTCCACGATCCGGCCGGCCTCTCGGACGAGTTCGTCGCGGAGGTCAACGAGCGGCTCGGCCGCTCGGGCGCCGGCGACGCGTTCTTCGCGTTCATGCGCGACGAGTTCCGGCCGAACGGCGTCCGGACGGACTACTCGGACAGGCTGGGCGAGCTGTCGATGCCGACGCTGTTGCTCCACGGCGCGCAGGACTCGCTCGTTCCGCCCGAGTGGTCCGAGGTCGCAGCCGACGCGATCCCGGGCGCTCGCCTCGAACTGATCGACGACTGCGGCCACTGGGTCCCGCGAGAGCGTCCCGATCGGTTCAACGAGATCCTCGGCGAGTTTCTGAGCGAGTAA
- the guaB gene encoding IMP dehydrogenase, whose product MANDVPDDGPFSEKLRVPEALTFDDVLLRPKESTVEPDEADLGTRVSRNVELNVPVLSAAMDTVTESDMAIAMARQGGLGVVHRNLDLDRMVEEIEKVKRADELIIRDVVTAEPGQTVREVDAMMEGEGVSGAPVVDDDGEVLGIISGTDIRPYLEVGEHDEVREAMTDEVITAPQDVTAREALELMYEHKIERVPVVDDENRLSGLVTMQGILQRREYGDAARDENGRLRCGVAVGPFNLERAVAADEAGADVLFIDTAHAHNRNVVEGSREIKEEVDADVVVGNIGTREAAAELVEFADGIKVGIGPGSICTTRVVSGAGMPQITAVTQVADVASQHDVPVIADGGIRYSGDAIKAIAAGADAVMLGSYFAGTDEAPGRVVTMNGKKYKQYRGMGSVGAMSAGDDEDNRYLKEEPDEEDEYVPEGVEAATPYKGSLASELHQLTGGMQSGMGYVGAETIPGFKERAEFVRVSGAGQRESHAHDVVITDEAPNYSPDE is encoded by the coding sequence ATGGCGAACGACGTTCCCGACGACGGTCCATTCTCGGAGAAACTTCGCGTACCGGAAGCGCTGACGTTCGACGACGTGCTGCTCCGCCCCAAGGAGAGCACGGTCGAACCGGACGAAGCCGATCTCGGCACGCGAGTCTCGCGTAACGTCGAGTTGAACGTCCCCGTCCTCTCGGCGGCGATGGACACCGTCACCGAGAGCGACATGGCGATCGCGATGGCGCGCCAGGGCGGACTCGGCGTCGTCCACCGCAACCTGGATCTCGACCGCATGGTCGAGGAGATCGAGAAAGTCAAGCGAGCCGACGAACTGATCATCCGCGACGTCGTCACGGCCGAGCCCGGTCAGACCGTCCGGGAGGTCGACGCGATGATGGAAGGGGAGGGCGTCAGCGGCGCTCCCGTCGTCGACGACGACGGCGAGGTGCTCGGGATCATCTCGGGCACGGACATCCGCCCGTACCTCGAAGTCGGCGAGCACGACGAGGTCCGCGAGGCGATGACCGACGAGGTCATCACCGCGCCCCAGGACGTCACCGCGCGCGAGGCGCTCGAACTGATGTACGAGCACAAGATCGAGCGCGTCCCCGTCGTCGACGACGAGAACCGCCTGTCGGGTCTCGTCACGATGCAGGGGATCCTCCAGCGCCGCGAGTACGGCGACGCGGCCCGCGACGAGAACGGCCGCCTGCGCTGCGGCGTCGCTGTCGGCCCGTTCAACCTCGAGCGCGCCGTCGCCGCCGACGAGGCGGGCGCCGACGTGCTCTTCATCGACACCGCCCACGCCCACAATCGGAACGTCGTCGAGGGATCCCGCGAGATCAAAGAGGAGGTCGACGCCGACGTCGTCGTCGGCAACATCGGCACGCGCGAGGCCGCCGCCGAACTCGTCGAGTTCGCGGACGGGATCAAGGTCGGCATCGGGCCCGGCTCGATCTGTACCACCCGCGTCGTCAGCGGGGCCGGGATGCCCCAGATCACCGCGGTCACGCAGGTCGCGGACGTGGCCAGCCAGCACGACGTGCCCGTCATCGCGGACGGCGGCATCCGCTACTCCGGCGACGCGATCAAGGCGATCGCGGCCGGCGCGGACGCCGTGATGCTGGGCTCGTACTTCGCGGGCACCGACGAGGCGCCGGGCCGCGTCGTCACGATGAACGGCAAGAAGTACAAGCAGTACCGCGGGATGGGGTCGGTCGGCGCGATGTCCGCCGGCGACGACGAGGACAACCGCTACCTGAAAGAGGAACCAGACGAGGAAGACGAGTACGTCCCCGAGGGCGTCGAGGCGGCGACGCCGTACAAGGGCAGCCTCGCCAGCGAGCTCCACCAGCTCACCGGCGGGATGCAAAGCGGGATGGGCTACGTCGGCGCCGAGACGATCCCCGGCTTCAAGGAGCGCGCCGAGTTCGTCCGCGTCTCGGGCGCCGGCCAGCGCGAGAGCCACGCCCACGACGTCGTCATCACGGACGAGGCGCCGAACTACAGCCCCGACGAGTAA
- a CDS encoding ribonuclease H-like domain-containing protein, with translation MRIENSFIPVSGVGEATERKLWRAGVTHWDEFDGSVVGPTRAEAIESFIAEAYERLDRGDARYFDRALPSGERWRLYENFRSDACFFDIETTGLDHDRDSVTTVSFHRGGDTTTLVKGENLTADALARQFEGADLLVTFNGKRFDVPFLETSFDLDLDKPHVDLMYTCKQLGYSGGLKTVEKDVGIERDRPDLSGRDAVRLWREYENGDDDALDTLVSYNRDDAVNLKELMETVTDELHRDVFEAARQD, from the coding sequence GTGCGCATCGAGAACAGTTTCATCCCCGTCAGCGGCGTCGGCGAGGCGACCGAGCGAAAGCTCTGGCGCGCCGGGGTGACCCACTGGGACGAGTTCGACGGCTCCGTCGTGGGCCCGACCCGCGCCGAGGCCATCGAGTCGTTCATCGCCGAGGCCTACGAGCGCCTCGACCGCGGCGACGCCCGCTACTTCGACCGAGCGCTGCCCTCCGGCGAGCGCTGGCGGCTGTACGAGAACTTCCGATCGGACGCCTGCTTCTTCGACATCGAGACGACCGGGCTCGATCACGACCGCGACTCGGTGACGACCGTGAGCTTCCACCGCGGCGGCGACACGACGACGCTCGTCAAGGGCGAGAACCTGACCGCCGACGCGCTCGCCCGCCAGTTCGAGGGCGCCGATCTGCTGGTGACGTTCAACGGCAAGCGCTTCGACGTCCCGTTCCTGGAGACGTCGTTCGACCTCGATCTGGACAAGCCCCACGTCGATCTGATGTACACCTGCAAGCAGCTGGGTTACTCGGGCGGGCTCAAGACCGTCGAGAAGGACGTCGGCATCGAGCGCGACCGCCCGGACCTCTCGGGTCGCGACGCCGTCCGCCTCTGGCGCGAGTACGAGAACGGCGACGACGACGCGTTGGACACGCTGGTATCCTACAACCGCGACGACGCCGTCAACCTCAAGGAGCTGATGGAGACCGTCACCGACGAGCTCCACCGCGACGTGTTCGAGGCCGCCCGTCAGGACTGA
- a CDS encoding alpha-amylase family glycosyl hydrolase — MQRRTFLASLSAVAGAASVGVPASAEHDANKSELDLVSGDGSSHPGPPRFTYVGQGFVNPDGQQEQTRNDLAPWNPDGDAEYSWSVVEAPEGATAEPTDAPVAEFEPDVPGEYTLALDAPDGTHNLTVRVFDEENDFIGGEGMEPGDADTDPRPRIDLDASVEGEEVMLSATTEIVEEADASPEELDVEFYVDDRDQVALGEGPSVPADISETVRIHAVAVGERHSVADAIDVVPGDDGVRIEHPYEPPEWAKNAVIYEIFTRRFPDQDDHTFDTIAERLDHVEEMGADVLWMTPFVATDRGYGTPENLGGPHGYHTTDYFEVDPDLGTMEDFEAMVDAAHERDIKVVFDLVINHTSHLHPFFRAARNANAENHEKYKDWYRWRDFERRQQDVYFGWSDIPNLNHENPEVREFLLDVIDFWVEKVDGFRCDVAWGVPMSFWKEIYDRVKSHDSEFFLLDETWPYDMDMGEGQFDVHYDSELIEALVNAPENAEGILDAVHERQYRGAHPDSVFMQWAENHDTDRYKERTSRSAQMAAGAATFTLPGVPVIYAGQETGMDEARTPMNWGDFDQELVEHYKNLVELRKSHAALQTDAELERIEYGANADDVVAYARHDPESGERVVVALNFGTSARNVRLSGTIGETDLITGDGADVASGDGHVDVTVDHAAVLQADELADDSLDAPPEASEGGNSIPGFGVAAGAAGAAGAAGAAARLARNGTDDDSDGEGA, encoded by the coding sequence GTGCAACGACGTACGTTTCTGGCGAGCCTGTCCGCCGTCGCCGGCGCCGCGAGCGTCGGCGTCCCGGCGAGCGCGGAGCACGACGCCAACAAATCGGAACTCGATCTAGTGAGCGGTGACGGCTCCAGCCATCCCGGCCCGCCGCGGTTCACCTACGTCGGCCAGGGGTTCGTCAACCCCGACGGCCAGCAGGAGCAGACGCGCAACGACCTCGCGCCGTGGAATCCCGACGGCGACGCCGAGTACTCGTGGTCGGTCGTCGAGGCGCCCGAGGGCGCCACCGCCGAGCCGACCGACGCGCCGGTCGCCGAGTTCGAACCCGACGTCCCCGGCGAGTACACGCTCGCGCTCGACGCGCCGGACGGCACTCACAACCTCACCGTGCGGGTGTTCGACGAGGAGAACGACTTCATCGGCGGCGAGGGGATGGAACCCGGCGACGCCGACACCGATCCGAGACCCCGGATCGACCTCGACGCGTCGGTGGAGGGCGAAGAAGTGATGCTCTCGGCGACGACCGAGATCGTCGAGGAGGCCGACGCGAGCCCCGAGGAGCTCGACGTGGAGTTCTACGTCGACGACCGCGACCAGGTCGCGCTCGGCGAGGGACCGTCGGTCCCCGCCGACATCTCCGAGACGGTCCGGATCCACGCCGTCGCGGTCGGCGAGCGCCACTCCGTCGCCGACGCGATCGACGTCGTGCCGGGGGACGACGGCGTCCGGATCGAGCACCCCTACGAACCGCCCGAGTGGGCGAAAAACGCCGTCATCTACGAGATCTTCACGCGCCGGTTCCCCGACCAGGACGACCACACGTTCGACACGATCGCCGAGCGGCTCGACCACGTCGAGGAGATGGGCGCCGACGTGCTCTGGATGACGCCGTTCGTCGCGACGGATCGCGGCTACGGGACGCCCGAGAACCTCGGCGGTCCCCACGGCTACCACACGACGGACTACTTCGAGGTCGATCCCGACCTCGGGACGATGGAGGACTTCGAGGCGATGGTCGACGCCGCCCACGAGCGCGACATCAAGGTCGTGTTCGACCTCGTGATCAACCACACCTCGCACCTGCATCCGTTCTTCCGGGCCGCGAGAAACGCCAACGCGGAGAACCACGAGAAGTACAAGGACTGGTACCGGTGGCGCGACTTCGAGCGGCGACAGCAGGACGTCTACTTCGGCTGGAGCGATATTCCGAACCTGAACCACGAGAATCCGGAAGTTCGGGAGTTCCTGCTCGACGTCATCGACTTCTGGGTCGAGAAAGTCGACGGGTTCCGCTGCGACGTCGCGTGGGGCGTCCCGATGAGCTTCTGGAAGGAGATCTACGACCGCGTCAAGTCCCACGATTCGGAGTTCTTCCTGCTCGACGAGACCTGGCCCTACGACATGGACATGGGCGAGGGGCAGTTCGACGTCCACTACGACAGCGAGCTGATCGAGGCACTCGTGAACGCCCCCGAGAACGCGGAGGGCATCCTCGACGCCGTCCACGAGCGCCAGTATCGGGGTGCACACCCCGACTCGGTGTTCATGCAGTGGGCCGAGAACCACGACACCGACCGGTACAAGGAGCGAACGAGCAGGTCGGCGCAGATGGCCGCGGGCGCCGCGACGTTCACGCTGCCGGGCGTCCCGGTGATCTACGCCGGCCAGGAGACCGGCATGGACGAGGCCAGGACGCCGATGAACTGGGGCGACTTCGACCAGGAGCTCGTCGAGCACTACAAGAACCTCGTCGAGCTCCGCAAGAGCCACGCCGCGCTGCAGACCGACGCCGAACTGGAGCGCATCGAGTACGGCGCCAACGCCGACGACGTCGTGGCCTACGCCCGTCACGACCCCGAGTCGGGCGAACGCGTCGTCGTCGCGCTGAACTTCGGGACGAGCGCGCGGAACGTCCGTCTGAGCGGCACCATCGGAGAAACGGACCTGATCACCGGCGACGGTGCGGACGTCGCGTCCGGCGACGGCCATGTCGACGTGACCGTCGACCACGCGGCGGTGCTCCAGGCCGACGAACTCGCCGACGACTCTCTCGACGCGCCGCCCGAGGCGTCCGAGGGCGGCAATTCGATCCCCGGCTTCGGCGTCGCGGCCGGGGCGGCGGGCGCGGCCGGCGCTGCGGGTGCGGCGGCGCGGCTCGCACGTAACGGGACCGACGACGACAGCGACGGCGAAGGAGCCTGA
- a CDS encoding DUF5795 family protein: MSDNRVVQGRMVTPLSLAELIEDDDVMDAEAIEEADRQCPDCGGDVLEVVYMPGVTELVTGRKCQDCDWAETERD; the protein is encoded by the coding sequence ATGAGCGATAATCGCGTCGTCCAGGGTCGCATGGTCACGCCACTGAGCCTCGCCGAACTGATCGAAGACGACGACGTCATGGACGCCGAGGCGATCGAGGAGGCCGACCGCCAGTGTCCCGACTGCGGCGGCGACGTCCTCGAAGTCGTCTACATGCCCGGCGTCACCGAACTCGTCACGGGGCGGAAATGCCAGGACTGCGACTGGGCCGAGACCGAGCGGGACTGA
- a CDS encoding thioredoxin domain-containing protein: MSLETMEPTPTWDEDAHEDTVDVFAELAEDESVTIKVWGGDWCKDCRAELPDFGAALDAAGFPADRVEEIPVDEDKNGPLTDEYDVELIATIVVERDGEEIVRFEEEEQVPAAVYLADELRESELSA; the protein is encoded by the coding sequence ATGAGTCTCGAAACGATGGAGCCCACGCCGACGTGGGACGAGGATGCCCACGAGGACACGGTCGACGTGTTCGCGGAGCTCGCCGAGGACGAATCGGTTACGATCAAAGTGTGGGGCGGCGACTGGTGCAAGGACTGCCGCGCCGAGCTGCCCGACTTCGGCGCCGCGCTCGACGCTGCGGGCTTCCCGGCGGATCGCGTCGAGGAGATCCCGGTCGACGAGGACAAGAACGGCCCGCTGACCGACGAGTACGACGTCGAGCTGATCGCCACGATCGTCGTCGAGCGCGACGGCGAGGAGATCGTCCGCTTCGAGGAGGAAGAGCAGGTACCGGCGGCGGTCTACCTCGCCGACGAACTCCGCGAATCCGAACTGTCCGCCTGA
- a CDS encoding DUF5794 domain-containing protein, producing MSSSQHPVALEIEELVGGSTRLLATVMFLPLLDGIFPALVLAGALDSTAGILQVGLLVFGGSATVAVILAEMDGGPREQATTVLLVGVPLLALAAIEAALAPTIESVLEMVIFERFAALVILAVAAQTASARIGELLPRPAVIVGLGLFASLDVGGLQVALVTDPELVARGVAAAGVGVGFALAVALLAPTLRELVHLDRFRFGSAVALGLLPLSLLGYPFGDYAPLAVLGLTTLFALDPNAEPPGDAAVGSASTSEGGTERRSRETPAEVGGTDDHPLAAANPQVPDGGDRSRGWDTVGADDAEDGPGESREPWL from the coding sequence ATGAGTAGCTCCCAACACCCGGTCGCCCTGGAGATCGAAGAGCTGGTCGGCGGCTCGACCAGACTCCTGGCGACCGTCATGTTCCTGCCGCTGCTCGATGGCATCTTCCCCGCGCTCGTGCTCGCGGGCGCCCTCGACTCGACCGCCGGCATCCTGCAGGTCGGCCTGCTGGTGTTCGGCGGCAGCGCGACCGTCGCGGTCATCCTCGCGGAGATGGACGGCGGCCCGCGCGAGCAGGCGACGACCGTGTTATTGGTCGGCGTCCCGCTGCTCGCGCTCGCTGCGATCGAGGCGGCGCTGGCGCCGACGATCGAGAGCGTCCTCGAGATGGTGATCTTCGAGCGCTTCGCCGCGCTGGTGATCCTCGCAGTCGCCGCCCAGACCGCCAGCGCCCGCATCGGCGAGCTCCTGCCGCGACCGGCGGTCATCGTCGGCCTCGGGCTGTTCGCCAGCCTCGACGTCGGCGGCCTGCAGGTCGCGCTGGTGACCGACCCCGAGCTGGTCGCCCGCGGCGTCGCCGCGGCGGGCGTCGGCGTCGGCTTCGCGCTCGCCGTCGCGCTGCTGGCGCCGACGCTGCGCGAGCTGGTCCACCTCGACCGGTTCCGCTTCGGTAGCGCCGTCGCGCTGGGGCTGCTCCCGCTGTCGCTGCTGGGCTACCCGTTCGGCGACTACGCGCCGCTGGCGGTGCTCGGCCTGACGACGCTGTTCGCGCTCGACCCGAACGCCGAACCGCCGGGCGACGCGGCGGTCGGTTCGGCGTCGACGAGCGAAGGCGGGACGGAGCGACGATCGCGTGAGACTCCCGCCGAAGTCGGTGGCACCGACGACCACCCGCTGGCCGCGGCGAACCCGCAGGTCCCCGACGGCGGCGACCGCAGCCGGGGATGGGACACCGTCGGCGCGGACGACGCCGAAGACGGACCGGGCGAGAGCCGCGAACCCTGGCTCTGA
- a CDS encoding PLP-dependent cysteine synthase family protein → MKRSILDTIGSPLVQVESPEGATVAAKVESFNPGGSAKDRPARQMVLAAEREGVIEPGDELVEPTSGNTGIGLALVAAARDYDLTIVMPAGKSEERQQIMRAYGADLELIDGDMTDARDRADEIAAEGAVQLGQFTNAANPEAHYRTTGEEILEQVGDREVDAFVAGVGTGGTISGTGRRLKEEFPEMDVIAVEPESNAVLSTGESGDDDFQGMGPGFVSENLDVDLIDEIETVRLEDAEDECRRLAREEGILVGQSSGATSIVARRVAERIAEPERECPPSPSELTPAADAGDERASGVDDQRADGGDLDPTDGAYDDCPLVVTVFWDSGERYMSTGMFDAE, encoded by the coding sequence ATGAAGCGTAGCATTCTGGACACCATCGGGTCGCCGCTGGTACAGGTCGAGTCGCCGGAGGGCGCCACCGTCGCCGCGAAGGTGGAGTCGTTCAACCCCGGCGGTTCGGCCAAGGACCGGCCGGCCCGCCAGATGGTGCTGGCCGCCGAGCGCGAGGGCGTCATCGAACCGGGCGACGAGCTCGTCGAGCCGACCAGCGGGAACACCGGCATCGGCCTCGCGCTGGTCGCCGCCGCGCGGGACTACGACCTGACGATCGTGATGCCGGCGGGCAAATCCGAGGAGCGCCAGCAGATCATGCGCGCCTACGGCGCCGACCTCGAACTGATCGACGGCGACATGACCGACGCCCGCGACCGGGCCGACGAGATCGCCGCCGAGGGCGCCGTCCAGCTCGGCCAGTTCACCAACGCCGCGAACCCCGAAGCCCACTACCGGACGACCGGCGAGGAGATACTCGAGCAGGTCGGCGACCGCGAGGTCGACGCCTTCGTCGCCGGCGTGGGAACGGGCGGAACGATCAGCGGCACCGGCCGCCGGCTGAAGGAGGAATTCCCCGAGATGGACGTGATCGCGGTCGAACCCGAGAGCAACGCCGTGCTCTCGACCGGCGAGTCGGGCGACGACGACTTCCAGGGGATGGGGCCGGGCTTCGTCTCGGAGAACCTCGACGTCGACCTGATCGACGAGATCGAGACGGTCCGGCTGGAGGACGCCGAAGACGAGTGTCGGCGTCTCGCCCGCGAGGAGGGGATCCTCGTGGGCCAGTCCTCGGGCGCGACCAGCATCGTCGCCCGGCGCGTCGCCGAGCGCATCGCCGAACCGGAGCGGGAGTGCCCGCCGTCGCCCTCGGAGCTGACGCCGGCGGCAGACGCCGGCGACGAGCGTGCGAGCGGTGTCGACGACCAGCGCGCCGACGGCGGCGACCTCGATCCGACCGACGGCGCGTACGACGACTGCCCGCTGGTCGTCACCGTGTTCTGGGACAGCGGCGAGCGCTACATGTCGACGGGTATGTTCGACGCCGAGTGA